Proteins encoded together in one Columba livia isolate bColLiv1 breed racing homer chromosome 3, bColLiv1.pat.W.v2, whole genome shotgun sequence window:
- the FHL5 gene encoding four and a half LIM domains protein 5 isoform X3 produces the protein MTSSHTDCHYCLQSLRGKKYTLREENAYCVRCYDSLFANPCEECKQPIGCDSKDLAYKGRHWHERCFKCAKCSRSLVEKPFAAKDELLLCTECYSDEYSSKCFHCQKTIMPGSRKTEFKGSSWHESCFVCQYCRQPLGTKPLITKDNENYCVPCFEKQFAHHCYSCKKVITSGGVTYRDQPWHKECFVCAGCKTQLSGQKFISKDENPYCVDCFSNLYAKKCAACKKPITALGSAKFVSFEERQWHGECFNCTKCSISLVGRGFLTWQDGVFCHECGSAS, from the exons ATGACCAGCAGTCACACAGACTGTCATTACTGCCTGCAGTCTCTTCGTGGAAAGAAGTATACATTAAGAGAAGAAAACGCTTATTGCGTTAGATGTTATGACAGCCTGTTTGCCAACCCCTGTGAAGAGTGCAAGCAACCTATTGGGTGTGATTCCAAG GATCTGGCCTACAAAGGCCGCCACTGGCATGAGAGGTGCTTCAAGTGTGCCAAATGCAGTCGCTCGCTGGTGGAGAAACCTTTTGCTGCCAAAGATGAGCTCTTACTGTGTACTGAATGCTACTCTGATGAGTATTCATCTAAGTGTTTCCACTGCCAGAAGACCATCATGCCTG GTTCCCGTAAAACGGAATTTAAGGGAAGTTCCTGGCATGAATCCTGTTTTGTTTGCCAGTATTGCCGGCAACCATTGGGAACAAAACCGTTGATCACCAAAGACAATGAGAATTACTGTGTGCCCTGTTTTGAGAAGCAATTTGCTCACCATTGCTATTCTTGCAAAAAG GTAATAACTTCTGGGGGAGTGACCTACCGTGACCAGCCTTGGCATAAAGAATGCTTTGTATGTGCTGGGTGTAAAACCCAGCTGTCTGGACAAAAGTTTATTTCCAAAGATGAGAATCCATACTGTGTAGACTGTTTCAGCAACTTGTATGCTAAGAAGTGTGCTGCTTGCAAGAAACCTATTACAG CTCTTGGAAGTGCCAAATTCGTCTCATTTGAAGAGCGCCAGTGGCATGGGGAATGCTTTAACTGCACAAAATGCTCCATCTCACTGGTGGGCCGAGGATTCCTCACTTGGCAGGATGGTGTCTTTTGTCATGAATGTGGCTCTGCTTCATAG
- the FHL5 gene encoding four and a half LIM domains protein 5 isoform X2, protein MYVCLITKENPTRMTSSHTDCHYCLQSLRGKKYTLREENAYCVRCYDSLFANPCEECKQPIGCDSKDLAYKGRHWHERCFKCAKCSRSLVEKPFAAKDELLLCTECYSDEYSSKCFHCQKTIMPGSRKTEFKGSSWHESCFVCQYCRQPLGTKPLITKDNENYCVPCFEKQFAHHCYSCKKVITSGGVTYRDQPWHKECFVCAGCKTQLSGQKFISKDENPYCVDCFSNLYAKKCAACKKPITALGSAKFVSFEERQWHGECFNCTKCSISLVGRGFLTWQDGVFCHECGSAS, encoded by the exons ATCACAAAGGAGAACCCCACCAGAATGACCAGCAGTCACACAGACTGTCATTACTGCCTGCAGTCTCTTCGTGGAAAGAAGTATACATTAAGAGAAGAAAACGCTTATTGCGTTAGATGTTATGACAGCCTGTTTGCCAACCCCTGTGAAGAGTGCAAGCAACCTATTGGGTGTGATTCCAAG GATCTGGCCTACAAAGGCCGCCACTGGCATGAGAGGTGCTTCAAGTGTGCCAAATGCAGTCGCTCGCTGGTGGAGAAACCTTTTGCTGCCAAAGATGAGCTCTTACTGTGTACTGAATGCTACTCTGATGAGTATTCATCTAAGTGTTTCCACTGCCAGAAGACCATCATGCCTG GTTCCCGTAAAACGGAATTTAAGGGAAGTTCCTGGCATGAATCCTGTTTTGTTTGCCAGTATTGCCGGCAACCATTGGGAACAAAACCGTTGATCACCAAAGACAATGAGAATTACTGTGTGCCCTGTTTTGAGAAGCAATTTGCTCACCATTGCTATTCTTGCAAAAAG GTAATAACTTCTGGGGGAGTGACCTACCGTGACCAGCCTTGGCATAAAGAATGCTTTGTATGTGCTGGGTGTAAAACCCAGCTGTCTGGACAAAAGTTTATTTCCAAAGATGAGAATCCATACTGTGTAGACTGTTTCAGCAACTTGTATGCTAAGAAGTGTGCTGCTTGCAAGAAACCTATTACAG CTCTTGGAAGTGCCAAATTCGTCTCATTTGAAGAGCGCCAGTGGCATGGGGAATGCTTTAACTGCACAAAATGCTCCATCTCACTGGTGGGCCGAGGATTCCTCACTTGGCAGGATGGTGTCTTTTGTCATGAATGTGGCTCTGCTTCATAG
- the FHL5 gene encoding four and a half LIM domains protein 5 isoform X1: MLVSAKTHNCFFLYFAAKVTRRSSLKPNITKENPTRMTSSHTDCHYCLQSLRGKKYTLREENAYCVRCYDSLFANPCEECKQPIGCDSKDLAYKGRHWHERCFKCAKCSRSLVEKPFAAKDELLLCTECYSDEYSSKCFHCQKTIMPGSRKTEFKGSSWHESCFVCQYCRQPLGTKPLITKDNENYCVPCFEKQFAHHCYSCKKVITSGGVTYRDQPWHKECFVCAGCKTQLSGQKFISKDENPYCVDCFSNLYAKKCAACKKPITALGSAKFVSFEERQWHGECFNCTKCSISLVGRGFLTWQDGVFCHECGSAS, from the exons ATCACAAAGGAGAACCCCACCAGAATGACCAGCAGTCACACAGACTGTCATTACTGCCTGCAGTCTCTTCGTGGAAAGAAGTATACATTAAGAGAAGAAAACGCTTATTGCGTTAGATGTTATGACAGCCTGTTTGCCAACCCCTGTGAAGAGTGCAAGCAACCTATTGGGTGTGATTCCAAG GATCTGGCCTACAAAGGCCGCCACTGGCATGAGAGGTGCTTCAAGTGTGCCAAATGCAGTCGCTCGCTGGTGGAGAAACCTTTTGCTGCCAAAGATGAGCTCTTACTGTGTACTGAATGCTACTCTGATGAGTATTCATCTAAGTGTTTCCACTGCCAGAAGACCATCATGCCTG GTTCCCGTAAAACGGAATTTAAGGGAAGTTCCTGGCATGAATCCTGTTTTGTTTGCCAGTATTGCCGGCAACCATTGGGAACAAAACCGTTGATCACCAAAGACAATGAGAATTACTGTGTGCCCTGTTTTGAGAAGCAATTTGCTCACCATTGCTATTCTTGCAAAAAG GTAATAACTTCTGGGGGAGTGACCTACCGTGACCAGCCTTGGCATAAAGAATGCTTTGTATGTGCTGGGTGTAAAACCCAGCTGTCTGGACAAAAGTTTATTTCCAAAGATGAGAATCCATACTGTGTAGACTGTTTCAGCAACTTGTATGCTAAGAAGTGTGCTGCTTGCAAGAAACCTATTACAG CTCTTGGAAGTGCCAAATTCGTCTCATTTGAAGAGCGCCAGTGGCATGGGGAATGCTTTAACTGCACAAAATGCTCCATCTCACTGGTGGGCCGAGGATTCCTCACTTGGCAGGATGGTGTCTTTTGTCATGAATGTGGCTCTGCTTCATAG